A single window of Triplophysa rosa linkage group LG2, Trosa_1v2, whole genome shotgun sequence DNA harbors:
- the si:ch211-283g2.1 gene encoding sodium- and chloride-dependent GABA transporter ine isoform X1, whose translation MEDKQEPGRPTWSRQIEFTLAGIGCAVGLGNIWRFPYLCYRSGGGAFLVPYLIMLVVLGIPLLHMELTLGQYLRRGPVQALTKACPLLKGVGMATVAISFIMCTYYNVIITWALYYMFSSFRSELAWENCNNTWNTVNCTDHVTNSSYASTASQQFFNFRVLERTRGVEETGTLRWELFLLLLLAWILVYLCILKGVKSTGKVVYFTALFPYVVLLALLINNVQLPGAMDGIRFFIIPEWNKLLNVEVWVNAAAQIFNSIGIGFGSLMAMASYNSFNNNILKDTLAIAITNSVTSIFAGFVIFSAFGYMSHLQNVPVSEIAVDGPGLVFVVYPQAFVTMPVAPLWAVLFFFMLLCLGLDSQFAMVEVMVTSVLDSYSKPILKYLRQKEFLVLVICCAAFLMGIPHVMQVGIYVFQLMDHYTAIVSIMFLAFFEIIGVCWLYGVKRLSSNLVEMTGKPPSIFFKVCWWVICPVLITVILVFSVIQFKPARYESYEYPAWAQGVGWVIALASMIWIPLAALHTLWVLPGSFTEKLKKSITPFSLDDESEGSHYQEKFGDLEVISSAVPPSIKDPIQTNL comes from the exons ATGGAGGACAAGCAGGAGCCCGGCAGACCCACGTGGAGCAGGCAGATTGAGTTTACTCTGGCCGGGATCGGATGTGCTGTGGGACTGGGAAACATCTGGAGGTTCCCGTACCTGTGCTACAGGAGTGGTGGAG GTGCATTCCTTGTGCCCTACCTGATCATGTTGGTTGTACTGGGAATCCCGCTCTTGCACATGGAGCTGACGTTAGGCCAGTATCTGAGGAGGGGACCCGTCCAGGCGTTGACCAAAGCCTGTCCACTGCTGAAAG GTGTTGGCATGGCAACGGTGGCCATCTCTTTCATCATGTGCACATATTATAATGTCATAATCACGTGGGCGCTGTACTACATGTTCAGCTCTTTTCGGAGCGAGCTGGCCTGGGAAAACTGCAACAACACGTGGAACACGGTCAACTGCACAGATCACGTGACCAACAGCTCGTACGCCTCCACCGCCAGCCAGCAGTTCTTCAA TTTTAGGGTGCTGGAGAGGACCCGGGGTGTGGAGGAGACGGGAACGTTGAGATGGGAACTTTTTCTCCTGTTGTTGTTGGCCTGGATCCTCGTCTACCTGTGCATCTTAAAAGGGGTCAAATCCACCGGAAAG gtGGTGTATTTCACTGCTCTGTTCCCGTATGTGGTTCTTCTGGCTCTGCTGATCAATAACGTTCAGCTGCCAGGAGCCATGGACGGCATCCGCTTCTTCATCATTCCAGAATGGAACAAACTGCTGAATGTGGAG GTCTGGGTTAATGCCGCAGCTCAGATCTTTAACTCCATCGGCATCGGCTTTGGGTCTCTGATGGCGATGGCCAGTTACAACTCCTTCAACAACAACATTCTCAA AGACACTCTGGCTATTGCCATCACTAATTCAGTGACGAGTATCTTCGCCGgatttgtcattttttcagCATTTGGCTACATGTCGCATCTTCAGAATGTGCCGGTCAGTGAAATTGCAGTGGATG GTCCTGGTCTGGTGTTCGTGGTTTACCCACAAGCCTTTGTGACGATGCCCGTCGCTCCTCTGTGGGCCGTGCTGTTTTTCTTCATGCTCCTCTGCCTCGGATTGGACAGTCAG TTTGCTATGGTGGAGGTGATGGTGACCAGCGTGCTGGACAGCTACAGTAAACCAATACTGAAGTACCTCAGACAGAAGGAGTTTCTTGTACTTGTAATCTGCTGTGCTGCTTTTCTGATGGGCATCCCTCATGTCATGCAG GTCGGCATCTATGTGTTCCAGCTGATGGATCACTACACGGCTATCGTGTCCATCATGTTCCTGGCATTTTTTGAGATTATTGGTGTCTGCTGGCTGTACG GTGTGAAGCGTCTGTCCAGTAATTTAGTCGAGATGACCGGGAAACCCCCCAGTATTTTCTTCAAAGTCTGCTGGTGGGTTATTTGTCCCGTTTTGATCACT GTTATCCTGGTGTTCTCAGTGATTCAGTTTAAACCAGCCCGTTATGAGAGTTATGAATATCCCGCGTGGGCTCAAGGGGTCGGCTGGGTCATCGCTTTGGCCTCCATGATCTGGATCCCGCTAGCAGCGCTGCACACGCTCTGGGTTCTGCCCGGTTCTTTCACTGAG AAACTAAAGAAGTCCATCACACCGTTTTCTCTGGATGATGAATCCGAGGGCTCACATTACCAGGAAAAGTTTGGAGATCTGGAAGTGATCAGTTCAGCTGTCCCTCCGTCTATAAAAGACCCGATCCAGACTAACTTATAA
- the si:ch211-283g2.1 gene encoding sodium- and chloride-dependent GABA transporter ine isoform X2, whose amino-acid sequence MEDKQEPGRPTWSRQIEFTLAGIGCAVGLGNIWRFPYLCYRSGGGAFLVPYLIMLVVLGIPLLHMELTLGQYLRRGPVQALTKACPLLKGVGMATVAISFIMCTYYNVIITWALYYMFSSFRSELAWENCNNTWNTVNCTDHVTNSSYASTASQQFFNFRVLERTRGVEETGTLRWELFLLLLLAWILVYLCILKGVKSTGKVVYFTALFPYVVLLALLINNVQLPGAMDGIRFFIIPEWNKLLNVEVWVNAAAQIFNSIGIGFGSLMAMASYNSFNNNILKDTLAIAITNSVTSIFAGFVIFSAFGYMSHLQNVPVSEIAVDGPGLVFVVYPQAFVTMPVAPLWAVLFFFMLLCLGLDSQFAMVEVMVTSVLDSYSKPILKYLRQKEFLVLVICCAAFLMGIPHVMQVGIYVFQLMDHYTAIVSIMFLAFFEIIGVCWLYGVKRLSSNLVEMTGKPPSIFFKVCWLSWCSQ is encoded by the exons ATGGAGGACAAGCAGGAGCCCGGCAGACCCACGTGGAGCAGGCAGATTGAGTTTACTCTGGCCGGGATCGGATGTGCTGTGGGACTGGGAAACATCTGGAGGTTCCCGTACCTGTGCTACAGGAGTGGTGGAG GTGCATTCCTTGTGCCCTACCTGATCATGTTGGTTGTACTGGGAATCCCGCTCTTGCACATGGAGCTGACGTTAGGCCAGTATCTGAGGAGGGGACCCGTCCAGGCGTTGACCAAAGCCTGTCCACTGCTGAAAG GTGTTGGCATGGCAACGGTGGCCATCTCTTTCATCATGTGCACATATTATAATGTCATAATCACGTGGGCGCTGTACTACATGTTCAGCTCTTTTCGGAGCGAGCTGGCCTGGGAAAACTGCAACAACACGTGGAACACGGTCAACTGCACAGATCACGTGACCAACAGCTCGTACGCCTCCACCGCCAGCCAGCAGTTCTTCAA TTTTAGGGTGCTGGAGAGGACCCGGGGTGTGGAGGAGACGGGAACGTTGAGATGGGAACTTTTTCTCCTGTTGTTGTTGGCCTGGATCCTCGTCTACCTGTGCATCTTAAAAGGGGTCAAATCCACCGGAAAG gtGGTGTATTTCACTGCTCTGTTCCCGTATGTGGTTCTTCTGGCTCTGCTGATCAATAACGTTCAGCTGCCAGGAGCCATGGACGGCATCCGCTTCTTCATCATTCCAGAATGGAACAAACTGCTGAATGTGGAG GTCTGGGTTAATGCCGCAGCTCAGATCTTTAACTCCATCGGCATCGGCTTTGGGTCTCTGATGGCGATGGCCAGTTACAACTCCTTCAACAACAACATTCTCAA AGACACTCTGGCTATTGCCATCACTAATTCAGTGACGAGTATCTTCGCCGgatttgtcattttttcagCATTTGGCTACATGTCGCATCTTCAGAATGTGCCGGTCAGTGAAATTGCAGTGGATG GTCCTGGTCTGGTGTTCGTGGTTTACCCACAAGCCTTTGTGACGATGCCCGTCGCTCCTCTGTGGGCCGTGCTGTTTTTCTTCATGCTCCTCTGCCTCGGATTGGACAGTCAG TTTGCTATGGTGGAGGTGATGGTGACCAGCGTGCTGGACAGCTACAGTAAACCAATACTGAAGTACCTCAGACAGAAGGAGTTTCTTGTACTTGTAATCTGCTGTGCTGCTTTTCTGATGGGCATCCCTCATGTCATGCAG GTCGGCATCTATGTGTTCCAGCTGATGGATCACTACACGGCTATCGTGTCCATCATGTTCCTGGCATTTTTTGAGATTATTGGTGTCTGCTGGCTGTACG GTGTGAAGCGTCTGTCCAGTAATTTAGTCGAGATGACCGGGAAACCCCCCAGTATTTTCTTCAAAGTCTGCTG GTTATCCTGGTGTTCTCAGTGA